From Ndongobacter massiliensis:
AAAGCGAATACCTCCGACATCGTCTCGCGCGGCGTCCGCGTCGGGATTGTGATTCGCCGAAGCACCTGTCCGCGTGCGTTGCCGATTGCACAGACAAACTTCGTGCCTCCTGCTTCTATGGCCGCATACATGGTTTGCTCCTTTCCGGACAAGACCGACAAAAAAGTGCGGAAACCCGCACTTTTTGACTTTCGCTACCGCCGCGTATGAATTTCGTCCACCAGTGTGCGCTTAAAATCGTCCCACGCAAGGGTCTGTGTATCTTTCGATCCGTAGTGGCGCACCGTGACGCTTCGCTGCTCAACTTCTTGATCGCCGATTACCAGCTGATAGGTCACCTTGGCGACTTGCGCATTGCGGATCTTCTTCCCAAGGGTCTCCTCGCTGTCATCGACGGAAACGCGTACGCCTTCTGCTTCCAATTCGCGCGCCAATGCCTGACAGGCAGCGCCGTGCGCCTCGCGGTTGACCGGAATCAGGGCAACTTGCGTCGGGGCCAGCCAGGTCGGAAATGCCCCGGCATAATGTTCAATTAAAATACCAATAAAGCGTTCAATCGAGCCGTACGCCACGCGGTGAATCACGATGGGCTGATGCTTTTCCCCGTCCGCTCCGACGTACTCGGCATGAAAGCGCTGCGGCAGCTGAAAGTCCAGCTGAATCGTTCCGCACTGCCAAGTGCGCCCGATGGAGTCTTCCAGATGGTAATCAATTTTCGGGCCGTAGAACGCACCGTCGCCCTCATTGACGACATAGGGCAGTCCGATTGCCTCCAATGCCGTGCGCAAACCATCGGTCGCCTGTTCCCACTCTTCATCCGTGCCCATGGAATCCTCCGGGCGCGTCGAAAGCTCTACATGATACTTGAAGCCGAATTTTTTGTACAATTTGTCGATGAGACCGGCGATGCGCCGTACTTCATCGGTAATTTGTTCCGGGGTGATAAAGATATGCGCATCATCTTGGGTAAAGCAACGCACCCGCATGAGTCCGTGCAGCGCCCCGCTCATCTCGTGGCGGTGCACCACGCCCATTTCCGCCAAGCGCAGCGGCAAATCGCGGTAGGAACGCGGCTTCGACTTATATACCAGCATTGCACCGGGGCAATTCATCGGTTTGATCGCATAATCCTCGTCGTCTATTTTCGTCGTATACATATTTTCGCGGTAGTGAGCCCAATGTCCGGACTCTTCCCACAGACGCCGACTGAGAATCATCGGCGTGGAAATCTCCAAATAGCCCTCGCGCACGTGAATTTCCCGCCAATATTCCATCAAGGCATTCTTGAGTCGCATTCCATTCGGCAAGAACACCGGGAAACCGGGTCCTTCGTCCAGGATGGTGAACAGTTCCATTTCGCGACCCAGTTTTCGGTGATCGCGGCGCTTCGCTTCTTCGATGCGTTCCAGATATTCATCCAACAATGCCTTTTTCGGAAAACAGGTTCCGTAAATGCGCGTCAACATCGTATTGTGCTCGTCCCCGCGCCAATACGCGCCCGCCAGACTGGTCAGCTTGAATGCCTTTATCTGCCCCGTGCGCATCAAATGCGGTCCCGCGCACAGATCGGTAAAATCATCCTGGCGGTAAAAGCTGATGACTTCCCCCTCCGGCAAATCTTTTACCAACTCCACCTTGTACGGCTGCTCCAATTTTTCAAAATACGCAATCGCTTCTTCGCGGCTCATCTTAAAGCGCTCAATCGGATCATCCGCTTTGACAATTTTTTTCATCTCCGCTTCAATTTTCGGCAGATCCTCTTCTACAAGCGGCTCCGGAAACTCGATATCGTAATAAAAGCCGTCCTTAATTGCCGGGCCGATCGCAAACTTCGCCCCGGGATACAGCCGCTGCACGGCCTGCGCCATCAAATGCGATGCCGAATGACGGAAGGCATGCCGACCGTATTCATCCTCAAAATTTAACACGGAAAAAGACGCCCCTTCCGGAACTTCCGTGCGCAAATCCACCGGTTCACCGTTAATGACTGCCGCGCAGGCAGCACGCGCAAGCCCCGGACTGATCGACTTTGCCACTTCGTAAGCGCTCAATCCCTTTTCAACGGAAAAAGCACTGCCGTCTTTTAGTGTAATATTCATGATTCCTCCTAATTTCTATCGCTGTACGCTACACGAAATCAAAACTTTGATAAAAAAGCATCCAGCATGAAAGATTCCTGTTCACCCGTTGCAAGGTCCTTGACCGAAATGCGCTGTTCGCGCCGCTCGGATTCCCCGATGGTCACCACATACGGCACATGGAGCCGATCGGCATATCCGAACTTTTTCTTCATCTTGCCAGATTCGAGATAAATCTGACAGCGCACGCCGATGTCCCGCAACGCATTGATGACTTCGATGCTGCGCGTCAGATCGTCCTCACCCATGGGGACAACCAGCACCTGCAAATAATCGCTGTGCACTTCTTGCAGAAGACCCGCCGCCTGCAGCTGGTAAAAAAGGCGCGTCAAGCCGATGGAAACCCCGATGCCAGGCAGGTGCTCCTTGGTGAAATTCGACGCCAAATTATCATAGCGTCCACCGGAACAAACCGAACCGATGGATTCATACCCCCTAAGGAAGGTTTCAAAGACTGTTCCCGTATAATAATCCAATCCACGTGTGATCGAAAGATCGAGTGCAATTTCTTCTTCCGGGATGCCGAAAGCCTGCATCAACTCGTATACGCGAACAAACTCGGAAAGCCCTTCTTCAAAGCGCGTCCGCGCATCCTCATTGGGGGCTTTTTTCTGCTGTGTATCCGAAAAATCGCGCAGGGCCTGAATGACATCGGCGTTGCCCCGCACGCGCAAAAGTGTAAACAATGCCTCTGCCGCTTCCGTCTGCACGCCCGTTTCCATAAGCAGTACACGCACCTTTTCTTCTCCAATTTTCGGCAACTTGTCGATCGCGCGCAGCGCGTCCTCCGAGCGCTCGATGCCGAGGTAGGCGAAAATTCCGTTCAATAAACGACGGTTGTTCATGTGAAATGTCGCGGGCGGCAATGCCAGGGTATGAAAAAGGCGCCGAATGACGGACGGAATTTCCGCGTCATTGGGCAGAGCCAGTTGATCGCGCCCGATAATATCGATGTCGCACTGATAAAATTCGCGGTAGCGCCCCCGTTGACTGCGTTCACCGCGGTATACTTTTCCAATCTGATACCGCCGAAACGGAAATGCCAGTTCGCCCGCATGTTGTGCGACATAGCGCGCCAAGGGGACGGTCAAATCAAAGCGCAGCGATTGCTCCGATGGCCCGTCCAGCTTTTCAATGCGATAAATCTGTTTTGTCGTCTCTCCGCCGCCCTTGGAAAAAAGAATTTCATTTTTTTCAATCAACGGCGTATCCAAAGGCCAAAAGCCGTAGATCTGAAAGGTGTTCTCGATGGTCTGCCGCATCCGGTCAAAAAGCACCTGCTCCGCGGGAAGCAGTTCCATAAATCCCGATGGTATGCTCGGACTGATCAACGTTTCGCTCATTATTCCTCCCTTCCCGTCGTCGGCGCCGAAAGCCTATTGATGCGCAGTGGACGCTCCTTCACATACGCATCGCAACGGACTGTATTTTCTAAAAAAATATTATAACACGTTTTGCAGAAGGGTTTTCGGAAAGACAAATTCGCGGAAAAGCGACCGCGTCGACAGAAAAATTTTCGGCGTAAAAAAGCGGCACCGGACTTTCCGATGCCGCTTCCGTTCTTCTTTTCTCTTAGTTGAAATTGCGCCGCGCACAGACGAAACTGTCGTGCCAATAACCGCCCTGTCCGTCCAAGCTGACCGTGACCACCTGCATACCGCTGTAACTGCTGGCGTGAATCATCACGCGTCCGCCGACGCAGAGCCCAACGTGCCCGATATTGCCGTTCACATAACCGTCCGTGTCAAAGAACACCAGATCGCCGGCCTGAATATTGTCCCAACTGACGTCGTAACCGTAGTACGCCTGGTCATCTGCCGTTCGGGCAATGTTAATATTCGTATGTTTATTAAAGAGCCAGTAAATCAGACCAGAGCAGTCAAATCCGACACCCGGTGTCGTACCGCCCCATACATAGGGCGTGCCGAGCTGTGCATAGGCATCCGCAATAATCGCGGACACGACATCAGTTGGCTCCGTCGGTTTCTCAACTTGCGTCGCCTGCACATAGGTCGCATAAACGTAGGCGGTCTGTCCGTTGTATGTAAAACGCACCCAATCGCCCTCACGCGTTCCCTCGATGTACTGATTCAGCTCCGCCTTGCCGAGACTGGCATAGGATGTGCCCGGTCCCTTGCGGATATTAACATCGTATTCGTTAATATAGCCTGAAACAGATTCGCCTGCCGGCGGTTCCACCGGATTCGGCTTCTCTGGCTCGCTCGGTGTCGGCGTCGGTTCCGCCGGATTTTGATTCGTAAGGAATTCCAATACCGCATAGCCCGACCCGTCGCTCAAAACGAACCATTCGCCTTCCACACGTCCCTTCACCGCTTCTCCCTTGACAATCGTCTTGACGATTGCCGCATCCCGGGAAGCGGACGCACGTACATTCAAGTCATCGGTTGTCCAGCGCGTTTCCTCCTGCGCTTCGCCCGGCTCGGTCGGTTCCGTCGGCGTCTGCGGCTCCACCGGCGTTTCCGGTACTGCCGGGGTTTCCGGTTCGGCGGGTTGCTCCGGTTCGGCGGGTTGTTCTGGTTCGGTGGGTTCCTGCGGTGTTTGCGCCTGCTCGGCTTCCTGTGCCGCTTTTTCCGCCGCTAGACGTGCTTCTTCCTGCTTTTTCGGCAGATTGTCTCCCGTCACGAGACCTTCCAATGTCTCCATCTCTTCCCATTGGACATAGTCGGCGGAAACATATCCTGTCGTTTCTCCCCAGGCAAAGCGCACCCAATCGCCGCGTTTAATGCCTTCACGGATTACATCGCCATATTGGAGCGTTCCAATGATCTCAGCGTCTAAACTTTCCGAGGAACGAATGCTCAGCAGATCCGTGATGACGGTGCCGTCAAATGCCAACTCCTCCAACGGCGCTTCCACTTCGACCGTTTTCTCTGGCTCCGGCTCCGGCTCGGGTGCGGGTTCCGGCGTCGACTCCTCCGGCTCCGATGTTTCTTCAGCGGGCTCCTCGGACACTTTTGGCGCTTCTTCTGCCAAAGAAATGGACTGCTGTTCGACGGATTCTTCCGGCACCGCCTCGGTCAGCACATACTGCACCGGTGCCACGGAAGACGACTGCTCCGCATACGCTGAAACCTGTTCCGTACTTGCTTTCGCATACTCCTCCACCAGATTGCGCGTCATATAATCGGCGTTTGAAGAATCCATATGGATAAACTGCGCTGC
This genomic window contains:
- the thrS gene encoding threonine--tRNA ligase — protein: MNITLKDGSAFSVEKGLSAYEVAKSISPGLARAACAAVINGEPVDLRTEVPEGASFSVLNFEDEYGRHAFRHSASHLMAQAVQRLYPGAKFAIGPAIKDGFYYDIEFPEPLVEEDLPKIEAEMKKIVKADDPIERFKMSREEAIAYFEKLEQPYKVELVKDLPEGEVISFYRQDDFTDLCAGPHLMRTGQIKAFKLTSLAGAYWRGDEHNTMLTRIYGTCFPKKALLDEYLERIEEAKRRDHRKLGREMELFTILDEGPGFPVFLPNGMRLKNALMEYWREIHVREGYLEISTPMILSRRLWEESGHWAHYRENMYTTKIDDEDYAIKPMNCPGAMLVYKSKPRSYRDLPLRLAEMGVVHRHEMSGALHGLMRVRCFTQDDAHIFITPEQITDEVRRIAGLIDKLYKKFGFKYHVELSTRPEDSMGTDEEWEQATDGLRTALEAIGLPYVVNEGDGAFYGPKIDYHLEDSIGRTWQCGTIQLDFQLPQRFHAEYVGADGEKHQPIVIHRVAYGSIERFIGILIEHYAGAFPTWLAPTQVALIPVNREAHGAACQALARELEAEGVRVSVDDSEETLGKKIRNAQVAKVTYQLVIGDQEVEQRSVTVRHYGSKDTQTLAWDDFKRTLVDEIHTRR
- the hisS gene encoding histidine--tRNA ligase; this encodes MSETLISPSIPSGFMELLPAEQVLFDRMRQTIENTFQIYGFWPLDTPLIEKNEILFSKGGGETTKQIYRIEKLDGPSEQSLRFDLTVPLARYVAQHAGELAFPFRRYQIGKVYRGERSQRGRYREFYQCDIDIIGRDQLALPNDAEIPSVIRRLFHTLALPPATFHMNNRRLLNGIFAYLGIERSEDALRAIDKLPKIGEEKVRVLLMETGVQTEAAEALFTLLRVRGNADVIQALRDFSDTQQKKAPNEDARTRFEEGLSEFVRVYELMQAFGIPEEEIALDLSITRGLDYYTGTVFETFLRGYESIGSVCSGGRYDNLASNFTKEHLPGIGVSIGLTRLFYQLQAAGLLQEVHSDYLQVLVVPMGEDDLTRSIEVINALRDIGVRCQIYLESGKMKKKFGYADRLHVPYVVTIGESERREQRISVKDLATGEQESFMLDAFLSKF
- a CDS encoding C40 family peptidase gives rise to the protein MNKKQVGAFVGVIGVAGAVTAAQFIHMDSSNADYMTRNLVEEYAKASTEQVSAYAEQSSSVAPVQYVLTEAVPEESVEQQSISLAEEAPKVSEEPAEETSEPEESTPEPAPEPEPEPEKTVEVEAPLEELAFDGTVITDLLSIRSSESLDAEIIGTLQYGDVIREGIKRGDWVRFAWGETTGYVSADYVQWEEMETLEGLVTGDNLPKKQEEARLAAEKAAQEAEQAQTPQEPTEPEQPAEPEQPAEPETPAVPETPVEPQTPTEPTEPGEAQEETRWTTDDLNVRASASRDAAIVKTIVKGEAVKGRVEGEWFVLSDGSGYAVLEFLTNQNPAEPTPTPSEPEKPNPVEPPAGESVSGYINEYDVNIRKGPGTSYASLGKAELNQYIEGTREGDWVRFTYNGQTAYVYATYVQATQVEKPTEPTDVVSAIIADAYAQLGTPYVWGGTTPGVGFDCSGLIYWLFNKHTNINIARTADDQAYYGYDVSWDNIQAGDLVFFDTDGYVNGNIGHVGLCVGGRVMIHASSYSGMQVVTVSLDGQGGYWHDSFVCARRNFN